TGATGAGGAAGAGCACCAGGCCAGCGGCCATGAGCGCCGACAGGGCGAACTCGCTCGCTTCGCCATAACGCAGCGCGATGAGCGCGGACACTGAGTTGCTGCCGGTTTTCAGCACCTGCCAGTTGATCGTGAAGATCGGCGAAATGATCATGTACACCGCGATGGTTTCCCCGAGGGCACGACCGAGGCCGAGCATGGTGCCACCGATGATGCCGCCGCGACCGAATGGCACGACGACCGCGGTGATCATTCCCCAGCGAGTGGATCCCAGGGCGAACGCGGCCTCACGCTCGCCAGGTGGCGCCTGCATGAACGCCTCACGCATGATCGAGGTCTGCGTCGGCACCACCATCAGGCCGACAACGATGCCTGCGATGAACGCCGAAGAGGTGAAGGCGGATGCGTCGCTCATAGCGCCGCCATCCTGATCAGTCACGGCGAAGAACGGGATCCAACCGAAGTAGGTGGAGATCCAGCTCGACACCGGAATGATGCTTTCCTGCAGGAAGAACACACCCCAGAGGCCGAACACCACGCTGGGTACCGCGGCCATCAGGTCGACCAGGGTGATCGCCCACTGCTTGACGCGGCCCATCAGCACCTCGGAGATGAGCAGGGAGGTTCCGAGCGCCAACGGGACGGACACGCACATCGCGATGATGGCGATCGTCACGGTGCCGAACAACACCGCCGCGATACCGAACACCTGGGTCTCAGGCGACCACTGCTGCTCCGTGAGGAAGCCGAATCCTGCGACACTCACCGCATCGCCGGCGCGCAGCGACAAGAACAGCCCGACGGCGAGCATGATGCCGACGGTTACGCCACCGGCCGAAGTGGCGATAGTACGGAATGCCGAGTCGGATGACGAAGGCTTGGCCTTCAGCGACCGCCTCTGCGGTACGGCTGCATCTACCTCAAGCGAGGCTGAGGGCAGCGTGGTAGGCATCGAGTTCCTCTAGGGGTAGCGAGGGCAGAGCGGGGAGTTGGTTTCAGCCTCGGAGCGCCAAGTGAACAACAGGCGCCAATTTGGCGACGCCCGCGTTTACGAGCCCTGTGGCATCAGTCCCCGGGCTGCTTTTCGGCCGCGCCCTGAGTGGGGGCGGGGTTAGGGTCGCCGCCGGTTGATGGGGCTGTCGGGCTCGGGCTCGGGTTTGCCGTCGCCCGAGCCACGACCATCGTCACCTCGGAGCCCAGGCGAAGGATGGACTGCTCCGTCGGCATGACGACGATCACGCTGCCGGGTGTGGCCGTGCCATCCGCCCGTTCGGTGAGATTCGGAGCGAAGCCCGCCGCCTGCACCTGGGCGACCGCCTGATCTTTCGGCAGCCCGGTGACGGTCGGCACGCTGTTTGAGCCGGATGCCACGGTCAGGCTCACGGTGCCGCCCAGTGGAATCGCCGATCCTGCGCCGGGCGAGAAGGCGAGCACGGTGTCGCCGGGCAGTGCCGAGTTCTGGATCGTGATGTCGCCGACGAGCAGTCCAGCATGCTCGAGCGTTCGACGGGCTTCGTCGAGCATGAGCGCATCGAGGGCCGGGACGCTGGCCGCCGCCGGTTCGGTCTGAGCTGGCGGGCGGACCGTCGGCTGCCGCGTGGGCGCCTGGCTGGCCGAGGGTTGCGGTTCGGCGGGTGCGGGTGCGGGGGCTTCCGAGGCATCCGTCGCTGGCGGAGCAAGCGATGCCAGCGCCCACGACGACCCGATCAGCGCGGTGACGACAAGGCCGGCGATCCAGCCCCCAGCCGGCCCCGACCCGGATCTGCCGCCGGGGCGGCGCTTCGTTCGCGACGGGATGGCGCGGGGCTGGACTGCGGATGTCACTGCCGCAGTGATCAGCTCGGTACGCGCTTCGGGCACTTGTGTGCTGACGCTGGGAAGCACTCGAGTTGCGCCATCACCTCCTGCAACGCCACCCGCGACGTTATCGCCCAGGGCGCTGCGGGCTGCGGCGACCTCGACTGCCATGTCGACGGCGGAGGCGAAACGGGTGTCCGGGTTCTTCAGCATCGCTTTGACGACCAGGCGATCAATACGCCGCGGGATTCCTGGACGACGGGCCGACGGCGCAGGCGGCGGCGCGCTGACATGCGCCTGGAGCACCGCCGCAACTTCGCCGAACGGGAACGGTGGGGTGCCGGTGAGCGCGAAGTGCAGCACGCCGCCGACCTGGTAGAGGTCGCCTCGAGGGTCGATCGACTCGCCACGCGCGTGCTCCGGTGAGACGTAATGGGCACTGCCGAGCACGCCGGTTCGTCCCGGTTGCGTGGGGTCGGCGGCGAGCGCCGGGAGTCCGGATACCGCCGCCAGGCCGAAGTCGAGCAGTCTCACGCCGTCGGCTTGCACCTCGCCGTGCTCGTTGACCGAGACCATCACATTGCGCGGCGATACGTCGCGGTGCACGAGACCGAGCTCGTGCGCGGCGTCGAGCGCACGCAGTACGGCTTCAGCGATGGTCAACGCAACGTCGAGGGACAGCGGTCCCGAGGCATCCACCAACTCCTGAAGGGTCTGTCCCGGTGCCAGGTCCAGCGCCACCCAGCAGACCTCGGGCGCTGCGGATCTTTGGCCGCCGGATGGGCCGTTGCCGGATGCTTGGACCCCGAAGTCACGCACCGCGGCGATCCCGAGGTGGGCGATCCCTTGCGCCAGGCGCGCTTCGGCGAACAGCGCCTCGCGGGCACCGGACGAGGCGGCCACGTGCTGGTGCAGCACCTTGACCGCCACGGCCTCGCCGGTGAGTCGGTCGGTCGCCGCGTAAACGGACGCGGTTCCACCGACCCCGAGCAGGTCGCTCAACTCGTACCGGTCGGCGATGAGCCCGCTGGAGTCAGGGTGCATGGCGCGGATCAGACGAGGTGGCGTTGACCCTGCGTCTGCACTTCCACGTACTGGCGAGCGCCCGCCGTGATGCTGGCGATCGGCAGAGATTTTAGGGTGAGGGCGACCGCGTGGCGGCGTTCGCGTTCCGCGAGATACCAGCGCGAGCAGACCACTGCGGGCAGGTCGAACAATGTGATGTACCAGCCATAGGAGCCGTGCCGCTCGTCACTCACCTGGACGACAGAGCCGTCGGTGGCGATCAGTTCGACGGCTTCGGTCGCAGAGGACACCGCGTCCTGGAAGTCGTCGTACACGTCAGCACTGCGCGCGAGTTCGCGGTTGTTCGCGGAGATCAGTTGCCAGACGACGCTCAGCGGTTCCAGGCTCTGCCGACCGGACTGTCCGGCTGAGCCGACGACCCGGCGCCGGTGGTCGCGCCATGGCGCGAGCTTGGGGCTGCTGCTGTCAGCGAACCGCGTGAAGATGATGCGAGGACCACCCATGGAAGCGTCTGCGCCATTCTCTATGGTGCCGGCCGGGTACCGACACGCCACAAAAGCTAAGGATTGGCTGTGAATTTGCAAGCGCAGCCGCTTGTACGCCGACTGGCGCGCACATGAACGGCTGGTGAAAAGGGGGGTAGAAGCACGTGTCTACGCGCGTTCCTGGGGGTAACGCGAACTCCGCGCTCACACCGATCCCCCGCGCGCTACCCCTCGAGCAGCTCGGTGAGCTCCAGCCAGCGGGTTTCGAGATCGGCCACCTGCTGGTCGAGATCACGCTGGACATCCTGCAGCGCACCGAGTCCGACATAGTCGCCCTGGTCGTGCGCGGCGAACACAGCGTGCTGCTTCTCGATCTCGGCGGCCAGCTTGGTGAGCTTGCGGTTGATCGCGGCAAGCTCCTTCTCGGCGTTGCGGCGTTCGGCGCCACCCAGAGAGAGACCACCGCCGGTCGAGCCCCCACCGCTGGTCGAACCGGCCGAGGCCACCGGGGACGGAGCCTCCGGCTTCGTCCGCACCTTCAGGTACTCCTCCACCCCGCCGGGCAGGTGCCGCAGGTGCCCGTGCAGCACGGCGTACTGCTGGTCGGTGATCCGCTCGATCAGGTAACGGTCGTGGCTGACCACGATCAGGGTGCCCGCGAACGAGTCGAGCAGGTCCTCCATCGCGGCGAGCATGTCGGTGTCGAGGTCGTTGGTCGGCTCGTCCAGGATCAGCACGTTCGGCTCATCGAGCAGGATCAGCAGCAGCTGCAGCCGCCGCTTCTGCCCACCGCTGAGGTCCTTCACCGGCGTGCTCAGCTGGGCGCTCGTGAACCCGAGCCGCTCCAGCAGCTGCCCCGGAGTGACTTCCTTGCCGCCGGACACGTAGCTGGACTTCTGCCGCCCGATGACCACGCGCACCGGGTCATCCTGAATCTCGGTGAGTTCGCGCAACTGCTGGTCCAGGATTGCGATCTTCACGGTCTTGCCGCGCTTCACCCGGCCGGCGGTCGGCTGCACACTGCCGGCGATCAGGCCGAGCAGCGTGGACTTGCCTGCACCATTCACTCCCAGGATTCCGGTGCGCTCCCCCGGCGCGATCCGCCACTCGATATCGCGCAGCACGACCTTCTCGCCGCCGTCCGCGGCCGGGTAGGTCACGCCGACGTCGAGCAGGTCGACGACATCCTTGCCGAGTCGCTGCATCGCCATCGACTGCAGCGACACCGTGTCGCGGGGCGGCGGCTCGTTCTCAATCAGCTCGTACGCGGCATCCATCCGGAACTTCGGCTTGGTGGTGCGCGCCGGCGCCCCGCGGCGCAGCCAGGCCAGCTCCTTGCGCAGCAGGTTCTGCCGTTTGGCTTCGGATGCCGCGGCCATCCGGTCGCGTTCGACACGTTGCAGGATGTACGCCGCATAGCCACCCTCGAACGGCTCGATGATGCGGTCGTGCACCTCCCAGGTGTCGGTGGAGACCTCGTCGAGGAACCACCGGTCGTGGGTGACGGCGACGAGCGCGCCCTGGTTCGCCGGCCAGCGGCGCTTCAGGTGCTCGGCCAGCCAGGCGATGCCTTCGACGTCGAGGTGGTTGGTGGGCTCGTCGAGGAAGATGACATCCCAGTCGCCGACGAGCAGGGCGGCGAGCGCGACCCGGCGACGCTGGCCACCGCTGAGGTCGCCGATGCGGGCGTCCCAGCCGATGTCGCCGGCGAGGCCGGCGATCACGTCGCGGATCTTCGCGTCGCCAGCCCACTCGTACTCGGGAGTGTCGCCGACGATCGCCTGGGAGACGATGAGGTCGGGGTCCAGTTCGTCGGCCTGGTCGAGCATGCCGAGGCGCACGTCGCCGCGTCGGGTGACCCGTCCGGCATCCGGCTGGATGCGGCCGGCGAGAAGCTTCATGAGCGTGGACTTGCCATCACCGTTGCGGCCGACGACGCCGATCCGGTCGCCCTCGTTCAGCCCGACCGTCACCGAATCAAAGACGATGCGGGTAGGGAATTCGAGGTGGAGCGCTTCGGCTCCCAGCAGATGGGCCACGGATACCGAGGCTACCGTGGTGCGGCTGGGCGCTCGCCCATCGTGCCGGCGCCGGAGGTCAGCGCTGCGCCTGCTCTCTGCCCTGCGAGATCCAGTTCAGGTCGGATGCCCGGTCGCCCACCACTCCGGCGGCAAGCGCGTCCAGCCGGCCGACGACGGAGTCACCGAGTTCGATGAACGCGGCCGCCGCATTCTCTTCGACGCGGGACGCCCGGCGCGTGCCCGGAATCGGCACCACCGGAAGCCCGAACGCGCGCCCCTTGGCGTACAACCAGGCGAGCGCCAGCTGCGCGGGAGTGACCTGAAGGCCAGAGGCCTCGGACAGCAGCGCCTCGATCAGCGCCCGGTTGCGGCTGAGCCGTTCCGGCGTGAACCGCGGGAACTTGCGGCGGAGGTCGTCCGGGGCAAGGTCCGCGCTGGTCCAGCCGGTGAAGAAGCCGCGTCCGAGCGGTGAGTACGGGACGAAGCCGATCCCGAGCGCCGCGGCGGTCGGGACAACGGATGCCTCGACATCACGACTCCACAGCGACCACTCGCTCTGCACTGCCGCGATCGGGTGCACCGCGTGCGCCCGGCGCAGCTCTTCGGCGGTCACCTCGGACAGGCCGATGTGCCGGATGGCGCCGGCCTGCACCAACTCGGCGAGCGCCCCGACGGTCTCCTCGATCGGCACGCGGGGGTCGACCCGGTGGTAGTAGTACAGGTCGATCACGTCGGTGCGGAGCCGGGTGAGGCTTTCGCGCACGCTGCTGTGCACGTAGGCGGCGTCACCCCGCGCCCGGTACGGGTCGGGCTCGGTCGGGATGCCGAACTTGGTCGCCAGCACCACCTCGTCGCGGCGGGTGCGCAGCACCTTGCCGATCAGCTTCTCGTTCTCGCCGTTGCCGTAGACGTTCGCCGAGTCGATCAGGCGTACCCCGATGTCGATGGCGTGATGGATGGTGCGGGCAGCGTCCGAGGCATCCGTCTGACCGTAAACGCCGGAGACCGCCATCGCGCCGAATCCCTGCGCGGAGGTGTGCAGGCCATCGCCGAGCAGTACGCAACCCATCAGCCGACCGGCGCCGGCTTGAACGATGAACGGGTGTGCCGGGCGGACCCGCTCGCCGTGCGCAGCACCTGCGCCGGCGTCTTCGGCAGCGTGCCGTTCAGGTGGTAGTCGCCGATCGCCTGCTCCCGGTAGATTGCCGGGTTGTGCGACGCGATGGTGCGCGCGTTCCGCCAGAACCGGTCAAGCGACCGCTCGATGCTGGTCGCGGATGCCCCACCGACCTCGAACAGCAACGTCGTCGCCTGCAGCACCAGGTCGATCACCACCTGTTGCGCCTCAAACACCGCGATCAGCGCCTCGGAGTAGCGGGCCTCATCGCCCTCGTCGAAGGCGCGGCCGGTGTCGGCATCCTCGAGCCGACGAATCGCCTCGAGCGTCACCGCCTCGGCCGCGAAGCGCAGGCTTCCCAGCCGGCCGACGACCCGCTGCACCAGCGGATCCTCGCGCGGCAGCGAATTGCCCGGGACGCCGAACGTCCGGGTGCGCGGCCGCACGAACTCCACCGCCTCCCGCAGCACGCGCCGGGCGATCCCGGTGAGCGCGGCGAGCAGGATGCCCTGGTACAGCCCTGTCGTGTACGCGAGCGGACGGTGCCCATCGTTCTCATCCCAGGGCAGCACGTGCGCCGGGTCGATCGCGACGTTATCGAAGATGGTCGTGCCGCTGCCGGTCAGGCGCTGGCCGAAGCCGTCCCAGTCGTCGATGCGGGTGACCCCTGGCGCGGTGGCGGAGACCGCGAACGCCACAAAATCCTCACCGAGCTTGCCGCCCGACCAGATCCAGTCGGCGAACAGGGTGCCGGTGCTGTAGTACTTACGTCCATTGAGCCGCAGTGTGCCGTCAACCTCCGACAATGTCGTCTGCTGTGTGCTGGAATCACTGCGCTCGGCCTGGGCGTTGCCGAACAGGATCTCCCGCCCCGCGATCCGTCGGAACCACTCGGTGCGCTGCGGAGAGTCCGGCAGCGCGCGTTGCGTCTCGACGAAGGCGACATGCCCGCGCAGCAGTTGCGGCAGGTTGGAGTCCGCCTCGCCCAGCTCGATCAGCAACCGGAACAGCTCCTCGAGCCGGATGCCCTGACCGCCGAACTCGACCGGCACCCGCAGCGCCCCGAAACCGGCATCCTTCAACCAGCGCACCGCCTCGAACGGCAGCGCCCCATCCTGTTCGCGCTCCACCGCCGCGTCGCCGATGCGCCCGATGATCGACCGGAACTCGGCCGCAATCGTCTCGTAGCTCATGATGCCCTCTCCTCGCTGATTTCCCCGTTGCCTGTGCCAGTGCGCGTGCCAGTGCCATCGCCGGCCACGCCGACCACGTCCTGCAGATGTGCGCCGCCGCGGTAGCGGGCGCCGTGGTGTTCGTCGAACAGCCGGGTGTTCCCGGCGCCGAACAGCCGCTCCCGGAACGTCGACTCCGCATACGCGGTGCGGTACAGCCCGCGCCGCTGCAGTTCAGGCACCACGTATTCGATGAAGTCCTCGGCGGTGCCCGGGGTGAGGAACTGGCGCAGGTTGAACCCGTCGATGTCCGTGGCATCCACCCACCCCTCGATCGCATCGGCCACCTCGATCGGCGAGCCGACCACGTGGAAGGCGTCGCGATCGAACCGGGTGACCGCATCCAGCGCCTGGCCGACGGTCGCGTCATCCGGGTAGAACCGGCGACCGGACTGCGCATTGTCGCGCCCGGCGCGAGCCTCGGCACGCAGGATGTCGCTCACCTTCGCCTCCCGCGGATACGCCGCCAGATCGATGCCACCGCCGCCCGCGTGCGCCAGGTACCCCTCCGCGCGGGACAGCTCGCGGAACTGCTCAGCCTTGCGTTCGGCGGCCGCCCGATCCTTGCCGACGATGATCACCGCGCTGCCGTAGGTCTTCACATGCGCGGGGTCGCGGCCCTGCAGCGCGGCCTGCCGGCGGATGTCGGCGATGTTCTCGCGGTAAACCTCGAGTGAGCGGCCGCCGACGAACACGCCCTCGGCGTGCTTGGCGGCGAACGCGCGGCCGCGGTCTGAGGATCCGGCCTGGAAGATCACCGGGGTGCGCTGCGGTGACGGCTGCGACAGGTGCGGGCCGGCGACCTTGAAGTGCTCGCCGACGTGGTCGATGTAGCGCACCTTCGACGGATCGGTGTAGACGCGGGCCTCCCGGTCCTGGATCACCGCGTCGTCATCCCAGGAGCCTTCCCACAGCTTGTAGAGCACGTCGAGGTACTCGTCGGCGATGCCGTACCGGTCGTCGTGGGCGACCTCGTCGTCCAGGCCGAAGTTGCGGGCCGCGTTCGGCAGGTAGGAGGTGACCACGTTCCAGCCGAACCGGCCCTTGGTCAGGTGATCGAGGGTGCTGGCGCGGCGGGCGAACGCGAACGGCGGCTCGTAGGTGGTCGAGAAGGTCGCCGCGAAGGCCAGATGCTTCGTCACGGCTGCCATCGCCGGGATCAGCAGCAGAGGGTCATTCGACGGGATCTGCACCGCCTCCCGCAGTGCCGTCTCGGGTCCCGCCCGGTAGCCGTCGTAGGTGCCGATCACATCGGCGAGGAACACCGCGTCGAACAGGCCTTCCTCGAGCAGCTTGGCGTGCTCGGTCCAGAAGTCGAGGTCGTTGAAGCGGTGCCGGTTGTTCTCCGGGTGCACCCAGAGGCCGTGGGAGATGTGTCCCACGGTGTTCATCTCGAACAGGTTGAACCCGATTTGCTTCGTCATGGATTCAGAGACTGCCTCCGGGTGCGGGCACCGGGCAATTGTTACGTCACCGTTCGTCACACCGGGAAACAGTGGTCGCGACATCCGCTCGCCCGTCGCTACCTTCGCATTCACGCCAACCCGGCGGCCCAGCATTCACCACTCACGAAGGCACAGACATGGCAAACACCAAGGCGGACGCTCCGGTCCTCCCCGAGCGCAAGAAGAGCAAGACCGGCCTGATTGTCGGCGTCGCGGTCGCCGCGGTCGCGGTCATCATCGCCGCGATCCTGATCGTCCCGAGCGTGTTCGGCAACAAGGCCGAACCGGCCGCCGCCGGCGACGCCCCGCTCACGACCGTCAAGATCGGCACCACCGACGCGAGCCAGCCGCACTGGCAGATCCTCAGCGAGCTGCTGCTCGAGGAGGGCATCGAGCTCGAGCTGGTGAACTTCACCGAGTACCCGCTGCCGAACCCGGCACTCGCGGCCGGTGAAACCGACCTGAACGCGTTCCAGCACCTGGACTACCTGTCCAACCACAATGTGGCCACCGGCGATGACCTGCAGCCGATCGGCTCGACCATCATCGTGCCACTGCCGCTGTACTCCGAGAAGTGGGATTCGGTTGAGGAGATTCCGGATGGCGCGCAGATCGCGATCCCGAACGACCCGAGCAACCAGGCGCGTGCGCTGGGCGTGCTCGAATCCGCCGGACTGATCACGCTCGACGGCAAGGAGCAGGTTCCCACACCGGCGAACATCGACGCCGCCAAGTCTCGCGTCACCGTGATCCCGATCGAGGCGTCGCAGACCCCGGCCGCACTGCAGTCTGCCGACGGTGCGATCATCAACAACAACTTCTCGCGTGACGCCGGTCTCGACCCACAGACCGCGCTGTTCTCGGTGGACCCCAACGACCCGAAGAGCTGGCCGTACCTGAACGTGATCGCCGCCCGCGCGGACGACATCGACAACCCGACCTACCTCAGGGTCGCCAAGCTGTACCACTCGCCCGCGGTCGTCGACTCGGTCGTCGAGTCCTCCGGCGGCACCGCCGTGGTGATCGAACTCGACCCCGAAGAGCTGCGCGACCGCCTCGCCAGCATCGAGGAAGACAAGCGCGCCGCCAAGTAGCGCACCGGGTGGTGCGGGCTCGGATCCGCTGATCGAGCGACACCCGCTGATCGAACCGGGCCCGCTGATCGAACCGGACCCGCTGATCGAGCTTGTCGAGATCCCGCACCACCCCGCACACCGCACGCATCACCCGCCCACGAAGGAGACCCTCCATGGCGATCATCGAATTCGAGAACGTGAGCAAGACGTTCGACACCCCGAGCGGCCCGGTCACGGCCGTCGACGCGGTCGACCTCACGATCAACGCCGGCGAGATCTTCGGCATCATCGGTTACTCCGGTGCGGGCAAGAGCACCCTGGTGCGGCTGATCAATGGACTCGAACGGCCCACCAGCGGCCGAGTCACCGTGGACGGCGTCGATATCCAGTCCCTGCCCGAACGGAGCCTGCGCCCGGTCCGCGCCCGGATTGGCATGATCTTCCAGCAGTTCAACCTGTTCCGTTCGCGCACGGTCGCGGGCAACGTGGCCTATCCGCTGCGCGTCGCCGGCTGGCCGAAGGCCAGGCGCGACGCCCGGGTCGCCGAGCTCTTGCACTTCGTCGGCCTACTCGATCGGGCGCACTCCTACCCCGACCAGCTTTCCGGCGGACAGAAGCAACGGGTCGGCGTCGCCCGCGCGCTCGCTACGTCACCTCGGATCCTGCTCGCCGACGAATCGACGAGCGCCCTCGATCCTGAAACCACGCAGGACGTGCTCGCCCTGCTGCAGAAGGTCAACCGCGAATTCGGCGTGACCATCGTCGTGATCACCCACGAGATGGAAGTCGTCCGACGCATCGCCGACCGAGTTGCCGTGCTCGACGCCGGACGCATCGTCGAAGAGGGCAGCGTATTCGACGTCTTCTCCTCTCCCGCTACCGCTACCGCGCATCGCTTCGTCAGTACCGTGCTACACGACACCCCCGACACCGACGATCTCCACCGGCTGCGGGCCGCGCACTCCGGGCGGATCATCAGCGCCGCCATCGCGGACGGCAACCGGGTCGGCTCGGTGCTCTCGGATGCCGGAGCCCACGACGTTCGATTCGAGATCATCTTCGGCGGCATCTCGTCGCTGCAGGGCCGGTCGTTCGGCTCGCTGACCATTGAGCTGACCGGTCCGGATGCCGGCATCGACGCGGTCATCGCCGAATTGTCGCAGGTCACCGAGGTCACCGAACTGGCGACGCCGATCCGGGAAGGGGCCATCGCATGACCGAGGGTTGGGAGTGGGACTGGCACACGCCGCTGCTGTTTGAGGCAATCACCGACACGCTGTACATGGTCGCCGTGACCATGCTCGTCGGAGGCGCCCTCGGCATCGCACTCGGGGTCGCGCTGTACGTCACCCGACCGGGCGCGATCCTAGCGAACCGCTGGGTCTTCGGCATCCTGAACATCGGCGTGAACATCGTGCGGCCGATCCCGTTCGTGATCCTGCTGGTGGCGGCCACGCCGCTCACCGTGACCCTGGTCGGCACGTTCCTGGGCACCACCGCGGCCATCGTCCCGTTGTCGATCGCGACCGCGTTCGGCGTCTCGCGGATCGTCGAGCAGAACCTGGTCACGATCGACCCGGGCGTGATCGAGGCAGCGCGGGCAGTCGGGTCGGGGCCGTGGCGGATCATCCTGACCCTGCTCGTGCCGGAAGCCCTCGGCCCGCTCATCCTCGGTTACACGTTCGTGTTCGTCGCCGTGATCGATGCAACGGCGGTGGCCGGCATCGTCGGCGGCGGCGGTCTCGGCGACTTCGCGCTCACTTACGGGCACCACCGCTGGAACAGCGCCGTCGTCTGGATCACCGTGGGTGTGATCATCCTGCTGGTGCAGTTGGTGCAGCTGCTGGGTAATCACCTCGCGCGGAAGGCGCTGCGGCACTAGGTCCGGCCCGACGCGACGCGGACCGGCCAGGTCGTTGCCCCAGCGCCGGTCCTCGTCCATGCTCGTAACCATGCGCTTTAGTGAATCCCGCCCACAAATCGGCGCTGGTGTGCTTGTCATCCTTGTTGCGGGCACGCTGACCGGATGCACGGGCGGCATTCTGCCAGCGAGTGACACGCGGTCGCAATCCTCTGCTCGCGCCGCCGTCGCCGACGTCTCGCGTGACCTCTACCGTGTCGCCACCGACACCATCGACGATTACGCCCGCTGGGCGGACGCAGCCACCGCGCAGTCGTCAATGGTCGAGCTGATCGGGTACGAGCCCTACCCTGACGCAGTTCACGGCGATCCGTTCGGGGCCCTCCAGTTCCGGGCGACGTTGCAGCTCTCGGAGTACGGGGACCCCTACGTGGCCTGCTTCGAGTCCGAGTTCGACTTCTGGGGCGTCGCCACCGAAGACTTCGGCGACGACAGGGCAGTCGCTCGGGACATCCAGTGCCCAGCCGATGCGCAGCGGATCGCTCCGCCCGTGGACACGCGAATTGTCGAGGTCGTCCCTGAGGGCACCGAGGCGCTTGTCATCGAGGTGCTCACGAACGCTCCCGCCACGATGACCGCCGACGAGATCGTCGCCGAGGTGACCGCGCGGATGCCGCAACCGACCGGTGATCGGGAGGTGCCGTTCGAGCCCGCGGCGACCGTGGATGGCGGTGACATCGGATTCGCGATGGGCGACGCTGGCGACTGCCTGCTCGTGAAGCGCACCTCCACGGGCGTCAACGTGTTGTATGTACCACGCATCCTTTTGCAGCCCGGGGAGCTCGGGTGCCAAGCCAAGACGGCGCTACTACCCGCCGATCAGTTGCGTCCTCCGCACTGAGCATGGGTCGGGCTACCGCAGGTTGATGCCATGCTGACGCCGTTGTCTCTCCCCGCCGAGCCGTGCGGGCCGGCGCGGGCGACCGGCAGCGACCTGCGGCGACCAGCGGCGACCAGCGGCGACCAGCGGCGAGCCACCTAGCGCCCTTCCAGCGCGGCAAGGATGCGCCGGATGAGGATCGGCGGTCGGATGAAGATGTCATCCGACACCACCTTCACCACGCGCCATCCGACCTGCTCGAATCGCTCGGTTCGGCTGATGTCGTCAACAAACGTCGCCCGGTCTGTACGGTGACCGTCCCCGAGGTACTCAAGCCCCACCCGCTCTTT
The Diaminobutyricimonas sp. LJ205 genome window above contains:
- the pstC gene encoding phosphate ABC transporter permease subunit PstC, which produces MPTTLPSASLEVDAAVPQRRSLKAKPSSSDSAFRTIATSAGGVTVGIMLAVGLFLSLRAGDAVSVAGFGFLTEQQWSPETQVFGIAAVLFGTVTIAIIAMCVSVPLALGTSLLISEVLMGRVKQWAITLVDLMAAVPSVVFGLWGVFFLQESIIPVSSWISTYFGWIPFFAVTDQDGGAMSDASAFTSSAFIAGIVVGLMVVPTQTSIMREAFMQAPPGEREAAFALGSTRWGMITAVVVPFGRGGIIGGTMLGLGRALGETIAVYMIISPIFTINWQVLKTGSNSVSALIALRYGEASEFALSALMAAGLVLFLITLVINFTASSIVARSRSGAESEA
- a CDS encoding ABC-F family ATP-binding cassette domain-containing protein; the protein is MAHLLGAEALHLEFPTRIVFDSVTVGLNEGDRIGVVGRNGDGKSTLMKLLAGRIQPDAGRVTRRGDVRLGMLDQADELDPDLIVSQAIVGDTPEYEWAGDAKIRDVIAGLAGDIGWDARIGDLSGGQRRRVALAALLVGDWDVIFLDEPTNHLDVEGIAWLAEHLKRRWPANQGALVAVTHDRWFLDEVSTDTWEVHDRIIEPFEGGYAAYILQRVERDRMAAASEAKRQNLLRKELAWLRRGAPARTTKPKFRMDAAYELIENEPPPRDTVSLQSMAMQRLGKDVVDLLDVGVTYPAADGGEKVVLRDIEWRIAPGERTGILGVNGAGKSTLLGLIAGSVQPTAGRVKRGKTVKIAILDQQLRELTEIQDDPVRVVIGRQKSSYVSGGKEVTPGQLLERLGFTSAQLSTPVKDLSGGQKRRLQLLLILLDEPNVLILDEPTNDLDTDMLAAMEDLLDSFAGTLIVVSHDRYLIERITDQQYAVLHGHLRHLPGGVEEYLKVRTKPEAPSPVASAGSTSGGGSTGGGLSLGGAERRNAEKELAAINRKLTKLAAEIEKQHAVFAAHDQGDYVGLGALQDVQRDLDQQVADLETRWLELTELLEG
- a CDS encoding aldo/keto reductase: MGCVLLGDGLHTSAQGFGAMAVSGVYGQTDASDAARTIHHAIDIGVRLIDSANVYGNGENEKLIGKVLRTRRDEVVLATKFGIPTEPDPYRARGDAAYVHSSVRESLTRLRTDVIDLYYYHRVDPRVPIEETVGALAELVQAGAIRHIGLSEVTAEELRRAHAVHPIAAVQSEWSLWSRDVEASVVPTAAALGIGFVPYSPLGRGFFTGWTSADLAPDDLRRKFPRFTPERLSRNRALIEALLSEASGLQVTPAQLALAWLYAKGRAFGLPVVPIPGTRRASRVEENAAAAFIELGDSVVGRLDALAAGVVGDRASDLNWISQGREQAQR
- a CDS encoding acyl-CoA dehydrogenase family protein codes for the protein MSYETIAAEFRSIIGRIGDAAVEREQDGALPFEAVRWLKDAGFGALRVPVEFGGQGIRLEELFRLLIELGEADSNLPQLLRGHVAFVETQRALPDSPQRTEWFRRIAGREILFGNAQAERSDSSTQQTTLSEVDGTLRLNGRKYYSTGTLFADWIWSGGKLGEDFVAFAVSATAPGVTRIDDWDGFGQRLTGSGTTIFDNVAIDPAHVLPWDENDGHRPLAYTTGLYQGILLAALTGIARRVLREAVEFVRPRTRTFGVPGNSLPREDPLVQRVVGRLGSLRFAAEAVTLEAIRRLEDADTGRAFDEGDEARYSEALIAVFEAQQVVIDLVLQATTLLFEVGGASATSIERSLDRFWRNARTIASHNPAIYREQAIGDYHLNGTLPKTPAQVLRTASGSARHTRSSFKPAPVG
- a CDS encoding PASTA domain-containing protein; protein product: MHPDSSGLIADRYELSDLLGVGGTASVYAATDRLTGEAVAVKVLHQHVAASSGAREALFAEARLAQGIAHLGIAAVRDFGVQASGNGPSGGQRSAAPEVCWVALDLAPGQTLQELVDASGPLSLDVALTIAEAVLRALDAAHELGLVHRDVSPRNVMVSVNEHGEVQADGVRLLDFGLAAVSGLPALAADPTQPGRTGVLGSAHYVSPEHARGESIDPRGDLYQVGGVLHFALTGTPPFPFGEVAAVLQAHVSAPPPAPSARRPGIPRRIDRLVVKAMLKNPDTRFASAVDMAVEVAAARSALGDNVAGGVAGGDGATRVLPSVSTQVPEARTELITAAVTSAVQPRAIPSRTKRRPGGRSGSGPAGGWIAGLVVTALIGSSWALASLAPPATDASEAPAPAPAEPQPSASQAPTRQPTVRPPAQTEPAAASVPALDALMLDEARRTLEHAGLLVGDITIQNSALPGDTVLAFSPGAGSAIPLGGTVSLTVASGSNSVPTVTGLPKDQAVAQVQAAGFAPNLTERADGTATPGSVIVVMPTEQSILRLGSEVTMVVARATANPSPSPTAPSTGGDPNPAPTQGAAEKQPGD